A single region of the Thermotoga profunda AZM34c06 genome encodes:
- a CDS encoding S41 family peptidase — translation MKRNSLLFVIILSVSVVLASWILSAAVTPKDVNKALEPFYQTLSYILNAYYQKDEINLNKLMDSAIDGLVKGLGDDFSYYENPEEMEEKQIELEGEYGGLGIEVTYDSEYKAVKVVSPMYGTPAWRAGLKAGDRIVTIDDQPVSEMEYMEAVRRLRGQPGSTVRIKILREGVDSLLTFELVREKIQIIPVKHTFVETSKGRIGYTLITRFGAKTSEEMAEALNEIFQKGVKGLIIDLRDNPGGYLNSAIEVASYFIDKGVVVKTKNGYGIEEVYESKGNNYPNVPIVVLVNKGSASASEILTGALKDYQIAKVVGQKTFGKGSVQTGFPLSNGGTLYLTTAHYMTPSGKDIHKIGIDPDVFVEEATSTARQSAAVDYTKKIIELDMNDPYIIKGLEVLLEMVK, via the coding sequence ATGAAAAGAAATTCTCTGCTGTTTGTCATTATTCTCTCAGTCTCTGTGGTACTCGCAAGTTGGATTCTTTCAGCAGCTGTTACACCAAAAGATGTGAACAAAGCGCTTGAACCTTTCTATCAGACCCTGTCTTATATATTGAACGCATATTATCAGAAAGATGAAATTAACTTGAATAAACTGATGGACTCGGCAATAGATGGTTTAGTCAAAGGACTGGGTGATGATTTCTCTTACTATGAAAACCCAGAAGAGATGGAAGAAAAACAAATAGAACTCGAAGGAGAATATGGTGGTCTTGGTATTGAGGTTACATATGACAGTGAGTACAAAGCCGTGAAGGTTGTCTCACCCATGTATGGTACACCTGCGTGGAGAGCCGGTCTGAAGGCTGGTGACAGGATAGTCACCATAGATGATCAACCCGTTAGCGAAATGGAATACATGGAAGCAGTCAGAAGGCTACGTGGTCAACCGGGATCGACAGTTAGGATAAAAATCCTAAGAGAAGGTGTCGATTCATTGTTGACTTTTGAACTCGTGAGAGAGAAGATACAGATAATTCCAGTGAAGCATACATTCGTCGAGACATCCAAAGGGCGTATTGGGTACACACTCATAACGAGATTTGGCGCAAAGACATCTGAAGAAATGGCAGAGGCACTGAATGAGATCTTTCAAAAGGGTGTTAAGGGTTTGATCATAGACTTGAGAGACAATCCAGGAGGTTATTTGAATAGTGCTATAGAGGTCGCCAGCTACTTCATAGACAAAGGCGTTGTTGTCAAAACGAAGAATGGTTACGGAATAGAGGAGGTATATGAATCGAAGGGCAATAACTATCCAAATGTACCTATCGTTGTCTTGGTTAATAAAGGTTCTGCCTCAGCGTCTGAGATATTGACTGGAGCATTAAAAGATTACCAGATTGCAAAAGTCGTCGGACAGAAAACCTTTGGAAAAGGATCGGTACAAACAGGATTTCCATTGAGTAATGGCGGTACACTCTATTTGACCACGGCACATTACATGACTCCATCTGGAAAGGATATTCACAAAATAGGAATCGATCCGGATGTTTTTGTTGAAGAAGCGACGAGTACCGCACGTCAATCAGCTGCAGTTGATTATACGAAAAAAATAATCGAGCTTGACATGAACGATCCTTATATAATCAAAGGTCTGGAGGTTCTTCTGGAGATGGTCAAATGA
- a CDS encoding efflux RND transporter permease subunit: MVFGNFVVKYRLLILIVFIVLSVVLGYYGIANLTINSDLASLAPKGADFYVDQIDFLAEKLSSNTLTIIAYTNGDVEKTKMALEKLKEKFEQTDYIVETMKLDNPEVFVKYGFLAIDSNTLKGMGSSFSLNTNNLLDFSEYRKLAQSFITVEQLLEEYEKRKGIEQYTMVSPDQRVVIINFVLKDNIIDVNRVSRAIMDLKKIAQQITKETNVRFLFTGTAVGIFESNEQVRKDFLLTTAISFTGICLVIYLGYGSISTLGLLLISMIVAMCMTLGITKFFLGEINIVTSFVNAMVLGLGIDYGIHMITKVTSHAKEGRVESDAVSISISEFVRPACAALLTTIGAFSSMFFGLSKPFVQMGLFAIIGVSVFFITMFLFLPSLLLVFKPRIKESRRKQDFSFFFKGKTKKLIRIMTIAIVVIFTPLGIMNLKNYWYTPSGLVSEKAESSIAFEEVKRSFQKVGFGEICVLADDLEDLKRIDSIIKNSGILIPPLSVLNILEYASDDVVKTLPNMYSELFQVVNNPVLVAVFKRVGMYGQILEMLSMVRNSKNMQDILNELKKDVPMLFYEKDGKTKFVLYTDTAQDLYKQNRIKEVYNFFQKNNVKSYGYPAILYNVMNDMKGTIYWLSLFVSLGVFVMLLIDTRSLRASLLILASVMISIVIAFGIGSIMGIHATFMTLLLIPILVGTGVDGLIHMRHASKIGDLDGLVRTLKSVTFCTFTTVVAFGSFSLAEGKLLKEFGILMGIGLSVTWLVTIFVTEYFFKGGDVVENRDVH, from the coding sequence TTGGTTTTCGGTAACTTTGTTGTGAAATATCGATTGTTGATCTTAATAGTCTTTATCGTTCTTTCGGTGGTACTTGGTTATTATGGAATCGCAAACCTTACTATCAATTCTGACTTAGCCAGTCTTGCACCAAAGGGTGCAGACTTTTATGTCGATCAGATTGATTTCTTAGCTGAAAAACTCTCATCAAATACCCTTACCATAATTGCCTATACAAATGGCGATGTGGAAAAAACCAAGATGGCTTTAGAAAAGCTGAAAGAAAAGTTTGAGCAGACCGATTATATTGTCGAGACAATGAAACTCGATAATCCAGAAGTCTTTGTTAAGTACGGATTTTTAGCGATAGACTCCAATACTCTCAAAGGTATGGGTAGTTCTTTTAGTTTAAATACCAATAACTTGCTGGATTTTTCAGAGTACAGAAAACTTGCACAGTCATTCATCACCGTTGAGCAATTGTTGGAAGAATATGAAAAAAGAAAAGGAATAGAACAATACACAATGGTTTCGCCAGATCAACGTGTTGTCATAATCAATTTTGTCTTGAAAGACAACATCATAGATGTCAATCGTGTGAGTCGAGCAATAATGGATCTAAAAAAGATCGCTCAGCAGATCACGAAAGAAACCAATGTGAGATTTCTCTTTACAGGGACTGCAGTTGGAATCTTTGAGTCAAATGAACAAGTGAGAAAAGATTTTCTCTTGACAACGGCCATATCTTTTACAGGTATCTGTCTTGTGATCTACCTTGGTTATGGGAGTATTTCCACCTTAGGGCTTTTACTGATCTCGATGATTGTAGCCATGTGTATGACACTTGGCATCACGAAATTCTTCTTAGGTGAGATAAACATAGTAACTTCTTTTGTCAATGCAATGGTTCTTGGACTTGGTATCGATTATGGGATCCATATGATCACAAAGGTGACTTCTCACGCAAAGGAAGGAAGAGTGGAATCTGATGCTGTATCGATTAGCATCTCTGAATTTGTTCGTCCAGCTTGTGCTGCACTTTTAACAACGATCGGTGCTTTTTCTTCAATGTTTTTTGGACTCTCAAAGCCTTTTGTGCAAATGGGTTTATTTGCCATCATCGGTGTATCCGTGTTTTTCATCACAATGTTTTTATTTCTCCCATCACTTTTGCTGGTATTCAAGCCGAGAATAAAAGAAAGCAGGAGAAAACAAGATTTCTCGTTTTTCTTCAAAGGAAAAACAAAGAAATTGATTAGAATCATGACCATAGCGATTGTAGTCATCTTTACACCCTTAGGAATAATGAATCTCAAGAATTATTGGTACACCCCTTCGGGATTAGTTTCAGAAAAGGCAGAATCTTCAATAGCTTTTGAAGAAGTGAAAAGGAGTTTTCAAAAGGTTGGTTTTGGAGAAATTTGTGTTCTGGCTGACGATCTTGAAGATCTCAAAAGAATAGATTCGATCATAAAAAATTCTGGCATTTTGATTCCTCCTCTATCTGTTTTGAACATCTTGGAATACGCGTCTGATGACGTCGTAAAAACATTACCGAATATGTATTCTGAACTTTTCCAGGTGGTGAATAACCCCGTATTGGTTGCCGTTTTCAAAAGAGTTGGTATGTATGGTCAGATCCTTGAAATGCTCTCAATGGTGCGAAACTCGAAAAATATGCAGGATATACTGAATGAACTGAAAAAAGATGTTCCAATGTTGTTCTATGAAAAAGATGGAAAAACGAAATTCGTATTGTACACGGACACCGCTCAAGATCTTTACAAACAAAACAGAATAAAAGAAGTCTACAACTTTTTCCAGAAAAACAATGTCAAATCCTATGGCTACCCAGCGATACTTTATAACGTGATGAATGATATGAAAGGTACGATTTATTGGCTTTCCCTTTTTGTTTCTTTGGGTGTTTTTGTCATGTTGTTGATAGACACAAGATCATTGAGAGCAAGTTTGCTGATACTTGCTTCGGTGATGATTTCAATAGTAATTGCCTTTGGTATTGGTTCAATCATGGGGATTCATGCTACTTTCATGACTTTACTTTTGATACCAATATTGGTGGGAACAGGTGTCGATGGTTTGATTCATATGCGACATGCCTCAAAAATCGGAGATTTGGATGGACTTGTTAGAACGTTGAAATCAGTCACCTTTTGCACTTTCACAACCGTCGTTGCTTTTGGCAGTTTCTCACTGGCTGAAGGAAAACTTTTGAAAGAGTTTGGGATTTTGATGGGTATAGGTCTTTCGGTAACTTGGTTGGTAACGATCTTTGTAACGGAATATTTTTTCAAAGGTGGTGATGTTGTTGAAAATCGCGATGTTCACTGA
- a CDS encoding glycosyltransferase family 4 protein: MKIAMFTDTYMPQVNGVATSVSLYKRALEKLGHEVYVVAPIGPEDDRVFAIGGIQFKWEKNHVIPNSGRLLPLLNFVKQKKIEVIHSHAPFALGFRALTVQRRLQIPHVHTYHTLLVEYRHYIPKPLTPSAKSVEEFSAWFCNMVNRVIAPTEKIRSELLRYGVIKPVDVIPTGIDVELFDNVNEFNIRKIHNIDDRSKILLFVGRLAKEKNVVFVIQTLKELLRKNYDTHLIIVGDGPERASFERLTVELNVQSHVTFTGYMPRKALANYYRQADLFIFASESETQGLVVLESLAAGTPVVAVAKMGVADVLVDGQGALLVKEPVLSEFVEKVEQLLCNENLHEQMSKIGKEYVVKNWSIDAKALLLESSYSKAIEEGACQHDFRDNVWIEIMVEKMKNIPTKIFETINSGGVKRVTTKYLTRSRRS, from the coding sequence TTGAAAATCGCGATGTTCACTGATACATACATGCCGCAAGTCAATGGGGTTGCGACATCTGTTAGTCTCTACAAACGAGCCCTTGAGAAGCTTGGACATGAGGTTTATGTAGTAGCTCCTATAGGACCTGAGGATGATAGAGTCTTTGCCATAGGTGGAATTCAATTCAAATGGGAAAAGAATCATGTGATACCCAACAGTGGAAGATTGTTGCCTCTACTGAATTTCGTCAAACAGAAGAAAATAGAAGTAATTCACAGCCATGCTCCTTTCGCACTTGGTTTTAGGGCTTTGACAGTTCAGAGACGTTTACAAATACCGCATGTTCACACTTATCACACTTTGCTGGTGGAATACAGACATTACATTCCAAAACCACTTACTCCTTCGGCAAAGAGTGTAGAAGAATTTTCTGCGTGGTTTTGCAACATGGTAAATCGGGTAATTGCACCTACTGAGAAGATAAGAAGTGAGTTACTCAGATACGGCGTGATCAAACCTGTAGATGTCATTCCAACAGGGATCGATGTAGAACTGTTTGACAACGTAAACGAGTTCAACATAAGAAAAATTCACAACATCGATGATAGATCAAAAATTCTTCTCTTTGTTGGCAGGCTTGCGAAGGAGAAAAATGTAGTCTTTGTAATTCAGACCTTGAAAGAACTACTCCGGAAAAACTACGACACTCATTTGATAATCGTCGGCGATGGTCCTGAAAGGGCTTCTTTCGAGAGATTGACTGTGGAACTCAATGTACAATCGCACGTGACATTCACCGGTTATATGCCAAGAAAAGCACTTGCCAATTACTACAGACAGGCTGATCTGTTTATCTTCGCATCTGAGAGCGAAACTCAGGGTTTAGTGGTACTCGAATCTCTCGCGGCGGGCACACCTGTAGTGGCAGTGGCAAAGATGGGCGTGGCTGATGTGTTGGTAGATGGACAAGGTGCACTTTTAGTTAAAGAACCCGTTCTTTCTGAGTTTGTTGAAAAGGTCGAACAGTTGCTCTGTAACGAGAATCTCCATGAACAAATGAGTAAAATAGGGAAAGAGTATGTTGTCAAAAATTGGTCCATAGATGCCAAAGCACTTTTGTTAGAGAGCTCTTATTCAAAAGCTATCGAGGAAGGCGCGTGTCAACATGATTTTCGTGATAATGTTTGGATCGAGATCATGGTAGAAAAGATGAAAAATATTCCCACGAAAATCTTTGAGACCATAAACAGCGGAGGTGTGAAACGTGTTACCACTAAATATCTTACTCGGTCACGTCGTAGCTGA
- a CDS encoding biotin--[acetyl-CoA-carboxylase] ligase, protein MIGEKIIWVATLPSTNDFLKENWHRLPHGTIVVAESQTSGRGRYNRYWYSPEGGLWFSILFKPRKQIKPTFFTKICCVAIVKALSFFEIDTKIKWPNDVYYKDKKLAGILSESVFEESTLKVVVVGIGLNVNNDIPKELKDKATSLREISTKDYDLKTTLKIILKYINQLLRRYLNKPEALTRVWKGLLIQKEGQQITFKLGDDIKTGKIFKIEDEKMILTVDDQQIQVSSLEILEP, encoded by the coding sequence ATGATTGGTGAAAAAATCATTTGGGTTGCGACCTTACCATCTACAAATGATTTTCTAAAAGAAAATTGGCACAGACTACCCCACGGTACAATCGTGGTTGCTGAGTCTCAAACATCTGGCAGAGGTAGGTACAACAGATACTGGTATTCACCAGAAGGAGGTCTGTGGTTTTCAATTCTTTTCAAGCCAAGAAAACAGATTAAACCGACATTTTTCACCAAAATTTGTTGTGTTGCAATAGTCAAAGCCCTATCTTTTTTTGAGATAGACACAAAGATCAAATGGCCAAATGATGTCTACTACAAAGATAAAAAATTGGCTGGTATTTTAAGTGAATCTGTCTTTGAAGAAAGTACGTTGAAAGTAGTCGTTGTGGGTATCGGCTTGAATGTGAACAACGATATTCCAAAAGAGCTGAAAGACAAAGCCACGAGCCTTCGTGAAATCTCTACCAAAGACTATGATCTCAAGACAACTCTCAAAATTATTCTCAAATATATCAATCAACTATTGAGGCGATATTTGAATAAACCCGAGGCTCTGACAAGAGTTTGGAAAGGTTTGTTGATTCAAAAGGAAGGTCAACAAATAACTTTTAAGTTGGGGGATGATATTAAAACAGGAAAGATTTTCAAAATAGAAGATGAAAAGATGATTCTGACCGTTGATGATCAACAAATACAGGTGAGTTCATTGGAGATCCTGGAGCCTTGA
- a CDS encoding S4 domain-containing protein: MRIDKYLKLTGLIKRRTVAQQMLLHGKVLVNNRVVKPSYEIKSEDILKIIHPFKEVVVRVVSETEYEIISQSRLQDLQ; this comes from the coding sequence TTGAGGATAGATAAATACTTGAAGTTGACTGGATTGATAAAAAGAAGAACGGTTGCTCAACAGATGCTCTTACATGGAAAGGTTCTGGTGAACAACAGGGTGGTTAAACCATCTTATGAGATCAAGTCTGAAGATATTTTGAAGATCATTCACCCTTTCAAGGAAGTAGTTGTCCGCGTGGTTTCAGAAACAGAATATGAAATCATAAGTCAATCAAGGCTCCAGGATCTCCAATGA
- a CDS encoding HD domain-containing phosphohydrolase, with product MKWLVFLCTTLICLCFSTSLKVGVYHNPPLIEFSEGRASGLYAEILEQLASTNNWDIEYVFDEFSTLLDKLRNGQIDLMTAIAYTPQRSEMFDFNNQAVILNWGVICVKGTLSSLLDLQDKIIAIVNNDVYAEYLKKQIDDFKMKVRYFYVQDYEKALEAVKKGLADACIVSRIFAQNNVQRYSLNISGIVFSPIELRFALPKNTQKNQIVIQAIDDFLYKIKSNQESYNQLLSRYLGTYMEKRVIPKWVETALVLAIVVAGLFVLWTNSLKRVVATRTDELNKALRELIHKNEELIAANEEIRAQSEELETLNEELEKTLKDLENAIQRFTQSLNLFGQLATFSKDEEFCWEFLKMVRSVAPNCSAALSYMNLCYLQTKDGVQVVSSIDSYNLPEGRFEGLPLQLPYTFDQHQKVYEAISIRSNDLYLILLNHSEKKISSEIEMAKSLLNIVRVFLRIKSYEENEKQFYRRINDVLITILNYHEPYTAVHSTRSSDYAVKIAQNLFLNDEAIARVYWASLIHDIGKIAIPREILCKSSKLSPEEFEAIKIHPVVAADLLEKAGLRDIAKIVRHHHERFDGNGYPDGLKAEQIPIESRIIAVVDAYDAMISDRPYRKAMSSEKAIEELKANAGSQFDPLIVEIFIELLKKE from the coding sequence ATGAAGTGGCTGGTTTTTTTATGTACTACGTTGATCTGTCTTTGCTTTTCAACTTCATTAAAAGTGGGAGTCTATCATAACCCGCCACTGATCGAGTTCTCAGAAGGAAGGGCATCTGGTCTGTATGCTGAAATACTCGAGCAATTAGCATCGACAAACAACTGGGATATCGAGTACGTTTTTGATGAATTCAGCACACTACTTGATAAACTTCGAAATGGGCAGATCGATCTCATGACGGCGATCGCATATACACCACAACGTTCTGAAATGTTCGATTTCAACAATCAAGCGGTTATACTCAACTGGGGAGTAATTTGTGTAAAGGGGACACTCAGCAGCTTACTGGATCTTCAAGATAAAATCATAGCGATTGTCAATAACGACGTCTATGCAGAATACCTGAAAAAGCAAATCGACGATTTTAAAATGAAAGTGAGATATTTCTATGTTCAGGATTATGAAAAAGCCCTCGAAGCCGTCAAAAAGGGATTGGCAGATGCATGTATCGTCAGCCGAATCTTTGCCCAAAATAATGTACAGCGATATTCACTCAACATAAGTGGAATAGTCTTCTCACCAATTGAACTCAGATTTGCCTTGCCTAAGAATACACAGAAGAATCAGATAGTAATTCAAGCTATAGATGATTTTTTGTACAAGATCAAATCAAACCAGGAGAGTTACAATCAATTACTCAGCCGCTATCTTGGTACTTACATGGAAAAGCGTGTGATCCCAAAGTGGGTTGAAACAGCCTTGGTTTTGGCGATAGTAGTGGCGGGATTGTTCGTTCTGTGGACAAATTCGTTGAAAAGGGTTGTGGCAACTCGTACAGATGAATTGAACAAGGCTTTGCGAGAACTCATCCACAAAAACGAAGAATTAATCGCAGCAAACGAGGAAATCAGAGCACAGAGTGAGGAATTAGAAACCCTGAATGAGGAACTCGAAAAAACTCTTAAGGATTTAGAAAATGCTATTCAAAGATTTACCCAATCATTGAATCTATTTGGTCAACTTGCAACTTTTTCAAAAGATGAAGAATTCTGCTGGGAATTTTTAAAAATGGTGAGATCTGTGGCTCCAAATTGCTCGGCTGCCCTTTCATATATGAATCTATGCTATCTTCAAACGAAAGATGGAGTTCAAGTTGTTTCATCTATAGATAGTTATAATTTACCTGAAGGGCGATTCGAAGGCTTACCCCTTCAACTTCCATATACTTTTGATCAACATCAAAAAGTTTATGAAGCGATTAGTATTAGATCAAATGATCTATATCTGATTCTTTTGAACCATTCAGAGAAGAAAATTTCAAGTGAAATTGAGATGGCCAAAAGTCTTTTAAATATAGTAAGGGTCTTTTTGAGAATAAAATCTTATGAAGAGAATGAAAAACAGTTTTACAGAAGGATCAACGATGTTTTGATAACGATTTTGAACTATCATGAACCTTATACGGCTGTACATTCAACTCGGTCGAGTGATTACGCTGTGAAAATTGCGCAGAATTTATTTTTGAATGACGAAGCAATTGCAAGAGTCTATTGGGCAAGTCTTATTCATGATATTGGAAAAATTGCAATACCAAGAGAAATATTGTGCAAGAGTTCAAAGTTGTCACCTGAGGAATTCGAAGCAATCAAAATTCATCCAGTTGTAGCAGCCGATCTACTTGAAAAGGCGGGATTGAGAGATATCGCAAAGATAGTACGCCACCACCACGAAAGATTTGATGGAAATGGTTATCCAGATGGTCTTAAAGCAGAACAGATACCAATTGAATCGAGAATCATAGCGGTGGTTGATGCATACGACGCAATGATCAGTGATAGACCTTATAGAAAAGCAATGTCAAGTGAAAAAGCGATTGAAGAGTTGAAGGCAAATGCTGGCAGCCAATTTGATCCACTGATCGTGGAGATATTCATTGAGCTTTTGAAAAAGGAGTGA
- a CDS encoding DMT family transporter: MSSLVYLYLAATLLFWSSMEVLTKPMMNQVDPFFLTFFRFLFGGIFLLIFIRKKIPFKDVILLVLIGSINGVLSMSLLQLAVKFSNASTAATLVATNPLFVTVLSLLLGKERFSTKRFLSVGVGLVGILILSYGRIEGDSIVGLLCGIGAAVTFALYAVLMRDFTLKYGSLNATAISIFSAGLIYGVLLIFTGNLKIPHIGISQWLILIYAGVFVTGLAYVTYFKAMERLGPSLTSLVFYLKPAVASFLAFWLLSEPIGLFKLLGTGIIVFALLLK; this comes from the coding sequence GTGAGCAGTTTGGTCTATCTTTACTTAGCAGCCACACTCTTATTTTGGTCTTCCATGGAAGTTCTCACCAAACCTATGATGAATCAAGTTGATCCTTTCTTTCTCACTTTCTTCAGATTTCTCTTTGGAGGTATTTTTCTGCTGATTTTCATTCGTAAAAAGATACCTTTCAAAGATGTGATTTTACTGGTTTTAATAGGCTCAATCAACGGCGTATTGTCGATGTCGCTTTTGCAACTGGCTGTCAAATTCTCAAATGCATCGACTGCAGCGACACTTGTAGCAACAAATCCCTTATTTGTGACAGTATTATCATTATTACTCGGTAAAGAAAGATTCAGCACGAAGAGATTTCTGAGTGTGGGAGTTGGATTAGTGGGAATCTTGATTCTTTCTTATGGAAGAATTGAAGGTGATAGTATAGTTGGTTTGTTGTGTGGCATAGGCGCTGCAGTGACTTTTGCTCTCTACGCAGTGTTAATGAGAGATTTTACATTGAAATATGGTTCACTGAATGCCACGGCTATTTCTATTTTCTCGGCAGGACTTATATACGGTGTTCTTTTGATTTTCACAGGTAATTTGAAGATACCTCATATTGGGATTTCTCAATGGCTGATTTTGATCTATGCCGGTGTCTTTGTAACAGGTCTTGCATATGTTACCTATTTCAAAGCCATGGAAAGACTTGGTCCATCCTTAACGAGTTTGGTTTTCTATCTCAAACCAGCCGTTGCGAGTTTCTTGGCTTTCTGGCTTCTTTCAGAACCAATTGGTCTATTCAAGTTACTGGGTACTGGTATCATAGTGTTTGCATTATTGCTCAAATGA
- a CDS encoding MFS transporter: MSVFFLVVLLVLLNADQMVMSPTIGMIEDEFHVTDAHIGLVGAVFTIIGALISLVWGYLSDKYNRKNLLIYSILVGEIPCFMTAFSTSFGQLFFWRVLTGIGVGASFPIVYSLVGDMFDEVSRGKIVAILASAMSIGGILGMIVGGFVGPTFGWRIPFILVSLPNIVLALIALFVLKEPKRGAFEKGIGELVQAGYTYPKLPKMQDYAKLITVKTNLFLFFQGILGTVPWGAIPYFLVEYFRRERNLSVETATFVFLVFGLGSILGTIIGGWIGSRLYKISKPSVPIFCAVTTALGVWLTVLTIDYSAVGYRGLFILGMLGLFAALMDSLTGANVKFMLLNVNEPQDRGRIFSIFNLTDSLGTGVGRWIGGSFSVLLGSLGAAMKVSAYFWFGCSIFLFLLTFYFAKDVQSLEQKMIALGQERG; the protein is encoded by the coding sequence TTGTCTGTCTTTTTTCTGGTGGTATTGTTAGTACTCTTGAATGCCGATCAAATGGTGATGTCTCCGACTATTGGCATGATCGAGGATGAATTTCACGTAACCGATGCGCATATAGGTCTTGTTGGAGCTGTTTTCACGATCATAGGTGCGCTGATAAGTCTGGTATGGGGTTATTTGTCAGATAAGTACAATCGAAAAAATTTATTGATTTATTCCATCCTTGTTGGAGAAATTCCATGTTTTATGACGGCGTTCTCTACATCTTTTGGTCAGCTATTTTTCTGGCGTGTATTAACTGGGATCGGCGTGGGAGCGAGTTTTCCAATAGTCTATTCGCTGGTTGGAGATATGTTTGATGAAGTCAGCAGGGGAAAGATCGTGGCTATCTTGGCATCTGCGATGTCCATAGGTGGGATCTTGGGTATGATCGTTGGTGGCTTTGTTGGACCGACATTTGGCTGGAGAATTCCATTTATACTGGTTTCTCTTCCAAATATAGTACTTGCTTTGATTGCGTTGTTTGTACTCAAAGAACCAAAGCGTGGTGCTTTTGAAAAGGGAATTGGTGAATTGGTACAGGCGGGTTATACGTATCCAAAGTTACCGAAGATGCAAGATTATGCTAAATTGATAACAGTTAAAACCAACCTCTTTTTGTTTTTCCAGGGTATACTCGGTACAGTTCCCTGGGGTGCCATACCGTATTTTCTGGTTGAATATTTTCGTAGAGAGAGAAATCTATCGGTCGAGACTGCGACGTTTGTTTTCTTGGTCTTTGGGTTGGGGAGTATTCTCGGTACGATCATTGGGGGATGGATTGGCTCAAGGTTGTACAAGATATCCAAACCATCGGTACCTATCTTTTGCGCAGTCACCACAGCGCTTGGCGTCTGGCTCACGGTTCTCACAATAGACTATTCTGCCGTGGGATACAGAGGTCTTTTCATCCTTGGAATGCTTGGGTTGTTCGCGGCTTTGATGGACAGCCTTACAGGTGCAAATGTGAAATTTATGCTTTTGAATGTGAATGAGCCACAGGACCGTGGAAGGATCTTTTCGATCTTCAACCTGACTGACTCACTTGGAACAGGAGTTGGTAGATGGATCGGTGGATCATTCTCTGTACTGTTGGGTTCTCTCGGAGCGGCTATGAAGGTCTCGGCATATTTTTGGTTTGGTTGTTCAATCTTTTTGTTTCTGCTGACCTTCTATTTCGCAAAAGATGTGCAATCGCTTGAACAGAAAATGATTGCACTTGGGCAGGAAAGGGGGTAA